GGATTCCCTCCTCACCGAGCGCCCGCATCGCAGCCGGATTACTCTCAGGTGGCTGTCCGCGTTCGTGTTTCACGAGTTCCTCTGCAATGTCGATCGCAGCTTCGGTCATTTTCACGAACCGACGTTCAACGATATCCTGAGTATCTGAATGGCTTTTGTACTCATCACGGCTCACCCGCTGTTTGCGTGCGAGTACACCAAGGCTTTCTTCGATCGTTTCGATACCGGTTAGAATTCGGCTGAGGCGATCCGCTGGCAATTTCTCATTTGCCATTACGATCTCCTTGTGCTGTCGTCCTCGATGCGGCAGGATCGGTATCGAGATGCTCGTCGATTCGTGCAAGTGCTGCGTTGAGTCGATCCTGAGGTGGGTGCTCAGTGTCGGTCAATTCAGTAAGTTCGCGATGCATCCTGATAGCTGTCTCCTCATCACCGACGAGAAGCACCCCGTTCTCAAAAACCGACCTGAGAAGTGACGAGGGCATCGAATGTAGGTCAGCAAGGTCAACATCATCACTTCCGAGAATTTCGCTGAGATCCGCACTCAACCCGAAGAACAGTCTATTATAACCCGGATCACTTGAGCGCACATTCTCAAATGCAATCGCGATATCGATATCACTCTGCGAGGTCGAGGTGTCTGTTGCGTGTGAGCCGAAGAGGATCGCTAGTTCAACTGGGTACTGCTGTAATGTATGCCTCATTCTCTCGATCGGAAGAGAGGAAGCAGTAGCAGCCGATTCAACGATCCTCATAATAATGACTCAGGCCTTCAGGCATATAAAAACGAAGGGCTCGCTCCCTCATGCACAAGCTACAGCTCTTAGAGTAGACTAGCGGCTGCAATAGATGCCCCACTCCAAGAAAGGTGAGAAGAAGGCGGGCAGAGGTAGCCAGCAGAGACAGTTGAACACGCAGCAAATAGGGTAATAGGATGTTCCGCTCTTATCGCCTAATAAACTGGAGTTCCTGATTGTTACTCATCCTTTGCTCTCTAATAGCGAGCAAACTACCTCGGTTAGTCGTGGTCACCTCCTTCAAATTCAGTGAGCTGGGCCCGTTGCAAATTCCATGAACTCGATTTTAGCGCATTGCATCCAAGAGCCTGCTCAGTGAGAAAGCACTCCACGCGATCGGCGACTGATGAACCCACGTTACTTTGAGGTCTGCTCGCGTAGGTTGAGTGTGCTCAGCCTGCGGTACTTCGTGTGTGAGCAATGCGAGACGGTCTATGCGTCGCCGGATGAGCCACCCAACTGCAATAATTGTGGTGGGCAATCACTGAGAGAGATCACTCATGACCTCCATTCGGACGCCTACTTCATAAAGCGAGGGTACTAACGCTGGTCTCACTACTACTGGAAAAAAGTCCCTCTTCCTATGCGCTCAGTGGATCGTGGGTTCAGTATGAAGATGACACGCTGCTGAATGGCCGGCAGCCGTTTCCTGCATATTTGGAGATCTTTGTTCGCAGACCGTCGAGAAAGCGTTCGTGAAGCGGTTCTCGGCGGCTGAGATGTTCCCCCCAGCTAGATCTATAAGTGCTTCCGATAGCGCCTGTTCTGCAGTTGGATCCTCTAGTTCGCCCGGGATATCGTAGACCTCCCGGATCGCCATTTGGAGCTGAGAGTCCGAAATTTCTGCTGCGCTCGTCGCTTTGCCTTCAGTAACGAGTCTCTCTCGAGATGCTTCAATGTCGATCGTATGGTCGCGGACCGCGACCCGCAGATCAAAGAGATTTCGCCATACGGATTGATCGAGATCATACTCAGCAGGCTGGATTACGGCAGGACACCTCGTATGGAATCGACACCCTGTGGGTGGATCGGCAGGATCTGGAACTTCGCTCCCAAGCCGCGCATGGTCTTTGCGCTTAGTGGGGTCGGGTGTCGGCACTGATGCTAGTAGCGCTTTCGTGTATGGGTGCTTGGGGTCAGCGAATACCTCGCCAGTCGACCCTATCTCCACGATCTCGCCAAGATACATTACCGCTACCCGATCACAGACGTCACGCACGACGTTCATATCATGGCTAATCAGAAGGATCGAGAGGTTGAACGCCGATTGGAGACTTGCTATCAAATCAAGTACCGCAGATTGCACGCTTACATCGAGCGCGCTCACAGGTTCATCGGCGACTAACAGGTCAGGGTTCAACGTTAATGCCCGTGCGAGCGCGGCGCGTTGTTTCTGCCCGCCTGAGAGTTCGTGTGGATAGTGGTCATAATCGTCGGCCGAGAGCCCGACCCGTTCGAG
The sequence above is drawn from the Halococcus salsus genome and encodes:
- the hepT gene encoding type VII toxin-antitoxin system HepT family RNase toxin encodes the protein MANEKLPADRLSRILTGIETIEESLGVLARKQRVSRDEYKSHSDTQDIVERRFVKMTEAAIDIAEELVKHERGQPPESNPAAMRALGEEGILSTNLAEEMA
- a CDS encoding ABC transporter ATP-binding protein, with product MSEDSLLSVHDLEKHYPITEGLPNRETGRIRAVDGIDFDLHRGETLGLVGESGCGKSTAARALLRLEKPTSGRVVFDGEPIGDLQNDERKRFRRRASMTFQDPTSSFDPRMTIGEAVAEPAAIHGLRDRERRRSRSKALLERVGLSADDYDHYPHELSGGQKQRAALARALTLNPDLLVADEPVSALDVSVQSAVLDLIASLQSAFNLSILLISHDMNVVRDVCDRVAVMYLGEIVEIGSTGEVFADPKHPYTKALLASVPTPDPTKRKDHARLGSEVPDPADPPTGCRFHTRCPAVIQPAEYDLDQSVWRNLFDLRVAVRDHTIDIEASRERLVTEGKATSAAEISDSQLQMAIREVYDIPGELEDPTAEQALSEALIDLAGGNISAAENRFTNAFSTVCEQRSPNMQETAAGHSAACHLHTEPTIH
- the mntA gene encoding type VII toxin-antitoxin system MntA family adenylyltransferase antitoxin, with protein sequence MRIVESAATASSLPIERMRHTLQQYPVELAILFGSHATDTSTSQSDIDIAIAFENVRSSDPGYNRLFFGLSADLSEILGSDDVDLADLHSMPSSLLRSVFENGVLLVGDEETAIRMHRELTELTDTEHPPQDRLNAALARIDEHLDTDPAASRTTAQGDRNGK